The following are encoded in a window of Eleutherodactylus coqui strain aEleCoq1 chromosome 12, aEleCoq1.hap1, whole genome shotgun sequence genomic DNA:
- the MAP3K8 gene encoding mitogen-activated protein kinase kinase kinase 8, with amino-acid sequence MLAHMECKGVALESSAIMDFMSTNSDQKDDAELLLTYLNVTDLVTIMENLYRDGEVSAGGKNSVTRGQEAYSNEERTDSLFLSGQEASLLSSVKYGTTKELLSFANQVSDVTKHLQKCLQQECGIILNKMLTIRGGRYRTDADVLLFPWKMTYKSIGSDFIPRGAFGKVHLAQDIETRKRMACKLIPVEQFKPADVEFQVQFQHENIAELYGVILSENMVQLYMEAGEGGSVLEKLESCGPLREFEIIWVTKHILKGLDFLHSKNVIHHDIKPSNIVFMSTKAVLVDFGLSIQMTGDVYHPKDLRGTEIYMSPEVVLCRGHSTKADIYSMGATIIHMQTGHPPWVKRYPRAAYPSYLYIIHKQAPPLEDIAEDCSPVMREFLVSILDKNPNQRPTAAELLKHEALNPPPEEQPRCQSLDTALLERQKIMKKELELPENITDSSLYTSEESELLRRQRSLSIDLGALAGYFNLVRGPATVEYECP; translated from the exons GTGTTGCTTTGGAGAGCAGTGCCATAATGGACTTCATGAGCACCAACAGCGACCAGAAGGATGACGCCGAGCTACTTCTCACTTACTTAAATGTTACCGATTTGGTAACTATAATGGAAAACCTCTACCGAGACGGGGAAGTGAGCGCGGGGGGGAAGAACTCGGTCACACGTGGCCAGGAGGCTTATAGTAATGAGGAGAGGACTGACTCGCTGTTCCTCAGCGGCCAAGAAGCTTCTCTGCTGTCGTCAGTCAAATACGGAACTACGAAGGAGTTACTCAGCTTCGCCAATCAAGTGTCGGACGTCACGAAGCATTTACAGAAATGCCTGCAGCAGGAATGCGGAATCATATTAAACAAG ATGCTTACGATACGAGGCGGGCGCTACCGGACCGACGCGGACGTGTTACTGTTTCCGTGGAAGATGACCTACAAAAGCATCGGCTCTGACTTCATCCCCAGAGGTGCGTTTGGTAAAGTTCATCTGGCGCAAGATATCGAGACGAGGAAGAGGATGGCGTGTAAGCTG ATCCCGGTGGAGCAGTTCAAGCCTGCAGACGTGGAGTTTCAGGTTCAGTTTCAGCACGAGAACATTGCAGAGTTATATGGGGTCATCTTATCGGAGAACATGGTCCAGCTCTACATGGAGGCCGGAGAGGGCGGATCCGTGCTGGAAAAGCTGGAGAGCTGCGGGCCGCTGCGGGAATTCGAGATTATCTGGGTCACAAAACATATTTTGAAGGGTCTGGATTTCCTTCACTCTAAAAACGTCATCCACCACGACATAAAAC CCAGCAACATCGTATTCATGTCCACAAAAGCCGTCCTGGTGGATTTTGGCCTCAGCATTCAGATGACTGGTGATGTCTACCACCCAAAAGACCTGCGGGGAACTGAG ATTTACATGAGTCCGGAAGTCGTTCTCTGCAGAGGACATTCGACTAAAGCGGATATCTATAGCATGGGCGCTACGATCATTCACATGCAGACAGGGCATCCGCCCTGGGTGAAGCGATACCCCCGGGCAGCGTACCCCTCCTACCTGTACATT ATACACAAACAGGCTCCTCCGTTGGAGGACATCGCTGAAGACTGCAGTCCCGTCATGAGAGAATTCTTGGTTTCAATTCTGGATAAGAATCCAAACCAGCGACCGACTGCAGCGGAGCTCCTGAAGCACGAGGCGCTGAATCCGCCCCCCGAGGAGCAGCCTCGCTGCCAGAGCCTGGACACGGCTTTACTCGAAAGGCAAAAAATCATGAAAAAGGAGCTGGAGCTGCCTGAGAACATCACAG ATTCTTCTTTGTACACGAGCGAGGAGTCTGAGCTGCTGCGGAGACAGCGATCTCTATCCATTGACCTGGGCGCTCTTGCTGGATATTTTAACCTCGTGCGCGGGCCTGCGACCGTGGAATACGAATGTCCGTAA